In a genomic window of Cuculus canorus isolate bCucCan1 chromosome 4, bCucCan1.pri, whole genome shotgun sequence:
- the LOC128852022 gene encoding alcohol dehydrogenase 1-like, translating to MATSGKVIRCRAAVAWAVGKPLSLEEVEVAPPKAGEVRIKIVATGICGTDNHVLEGIFPGANFPVIPGHEGAGIVESVGEGVTSVKPGDKVIPLVIPHCGECSFCLNPESNFCLKSQVSESQNLLPDKTSRFTCKGKQIHHFLWVSTFAEYTVVPEYAVAKIDAAAPLDKVCLLSCGFSTGYGAAINTAKVKPGSTCAVFGLGGVGLSVIIGCKAAGASRIFAIDINKDKFAKAKELGATECISPQDFNKPIQEVITEMTGYGVDYSFEAIGLPDTMIAALASCNMNTGVCVMVGELPPDSVISIDPMLLLTGRTWKGTLLGGWRMRDSIPKLVSSYLEKKINSDLLITHTLPIAKVNEGFELLRAGKSIRSVLLF from the exons ATGGCCACTTCTGGAAAA GTTATcagatgcagagctgctgtcgCCTGGGCGGTCGGAAAGCCACTCTCTCTTGAGGAGGTGGAGGTTGCACCTCCAAAGGCAGGTGAAGTCCGTATCAAG ATCGTGGCCACGGGCATCTGTGGCACAGATAACCACGTTTTGGAAGGTATATTTCCTGGTGCGAATTTCCCAGTCATCCCAGGACATGAAGGAGCTGGGATTGTGGAAAGCGTTGGAGAAGGCGTGACCTCCGTGAAACCAG GAGACAAAGTCATTCCCCTTGTCATTCCACATTGTGGGGAATGCAGCTTCTGCCTGAATCCTGAATCCAACTTTTGCCTGAAGTCCCA AGTTTCGGAATCCCAAAACCTGCTGCCTGACAAGACCAGCCGTTTCACTTGCAAAGGGAAGCAGATCCACCACTTCTTGTGGGTCAGCACCTTTGCAGAATACACCGTGGTCCCAGAGTATGCTGTTGCCAAGATAGACGCTGCTGCACCTCTGGACAAAGTCTGTTTGCTCAGCTGTGGGTTTTCTACAGGCTACGGGGCTGCCATCAACACCGCCAAG GTAAAACCAGGCTCCACGTGCGCTGTCTTTGGCCTTGGAGGAGTCGGCCTCTCTGTTATCATAGGCTGCAAGGCAGCTGGAGCTTCCCGCATCTTCGCCATTGATATCAACAAGGACAAGTTTGCCAAGGCCAAGGAGCTGGGTGCCACCGAATGCATCAGTCCTCAGGACTTCAACAAGCCCATCCAGGAGGTGATCACTGAGATGACCGGATATGGTGTGGACTATTCCTTTGAGGCCATTGGGCTTCCAGATACCATG ATTGCTGCCCTGGCCTCCTGCAACATGAACACTGGCGTTTGCGTGATGGTTGGGGAACTGCCTCCTGATTCAGTAATTTCCATTGACCCTATGCTTCTGCTGACTGGGCGTACCTGGAAGGGGACTCTGCTTGGAG GTTGGAGGATGAGAGATTCTATCCCCAAATTAGTTTCCAGCtatttggagaagaaaatcaacTCAGACTTGTTGATCACGCACACGCTGCCGATTGCTAAAGTGAATGAGGGATTTGAGTTGTTACGAGCAGGAAAAAG TATTCGCAGCGTCCTGCTCTTTTGA
- the LOC128852019 gene encoding alcohol dehydrogenase 1-like, which yields MATSGKVIRCRAAVIWAAGKPFSLEEVEVAPPKAGEVRIKIVATGICHTDYHVLKGTFPGAKFPVIPGHEGAGIVESVGEGVTSVKPGDKVIPFAVPHCGECSFCLNPESNYCLRGHFTQSQNLLPDKTSRFTCKGKQIHHFFWTSTFAEYTVVPEYAVAKIDAAAPLDKVFLFGCGFSTGYGAAINTAKVKPGSTCAVFGLGGVGLSVIIGCKAAGASRIFAIDINKDKFVKAKELGATECISPQDFNKPIQEVITEMTGYGVDYSFEAIGLPDTMIAALASCNMNTGVCVMIGQPPADSVLSLDPMLLLTGRTWKGTLLGGWRMKDSIPKLVSSYLEKKINSDLLITHTLPIAEVNEGFELLRAGKSIRSVLLF from the exons ATGGCCACTTCTGGAAAA GTTATcagatgcagagctgctgtcatCTGGGCCGCGGGCAAGCCATTCTCTCTTGAGGAGGTGGAGGTTGCACCTCCAAAGGCAGGTGAAGTCCGTATCAAG ATCGTGGCCACGGGCATCTGTCACACGGATTACCACGTTTTGAAAGGTACCTTTCCTGGTGCGAAGTTCCCAGTCATTCCAGGCCACGAAGGAGCTGGGATTGTGGAAAGCGTTGGAGAAGGCGTGACCTCCGTGAAACCAG GAGACAAAGTCATCCCCTTTGCCGTACCACATTGCGGGGAATGCAGCTTCTGCCTGAATCCTGAATCCAACTACTGCCTGAGGGGACA CTTCACACAATCCCAAAACCTGCTGCCTGACAAGACCAGCCGTTTCACTTGCAAAGGAAAGCAGATCCACCACTTCTTTTGGACCAGCACCTTTGCAGAATACACCGTGGTCCCTGAGTATGCTGTTGCCAAGATAGACGCTGCTGCACCTCTGGACAAAGTCTTCTTGTTCGGTTGTGGCTTTTCTACAGGCTACGGGGCTGCCATCAACACTGCCAAG GTAAAACCAGGCTCCACGTGCGCTGTCTTTGGCCTTGGAGGAGTCGGCCTCTCTGTTATCATAGGCTGCAAGGCAGCTGGAGCTTCCCGCATCTTTGCCATCGATATCAACAAGGATAAGTTTGTCAAGGCCAAGGAGCTGGGTGCCACCGAATGCATCAGTCCTCAGGACTTCAACAAGCCCATCCAGGAGGTGATCACTGAGATGACCGGATATGGTGTGGACTATTCCTTTGAGGCCATTGGGCTTCCAGATACCATG ATTGCTGCCCTGGCCTCCTGCAACATGAACACTGGTGTCTGCGTGATGATTGGGCAGCCGCCTGCTGATTCAGTACTTTCCCTTGATCCTATGCTTCTGCTGACTGGGCGTACCTGGAAGGGGACTCTGCTTGGAG GTTGGAGGATGAAAGATTCTATCCCCAAATTAGTTTCCAGCtatttggagaagaaaatcaacTCAGACTTGTTGATCACGCACACGCTGCCGATTGCTGAAGTGAATGAAGGATTTGAGTTGTTACGAGCAGGAAAAAG TATTCGCAGCGTCCTGCTCTTTTGA